From the genome of Pogoniulus pusillus isolate bPogPus1 chromosome 12, bPogPus1.pri, whole genome shotgun sequence, one region includes:
- the PRDX4 gene encoding peroxiredoxin-4 isoform X1, with product MEAVRWWLRAGGGARALCSAVLLLAALGGEAAEAEEPRPARQRGDEQCHYYAGGQVYPGEAARVPVSDHSLHLSQAKISKPAPYWEGTAVINGEFKELKLTDYEGKYLVFFFYPLDFTFVCPTEIIAFSDRIEEFKAINTEVVACSVDSKFTHLAWINTPRKQGGLGPLKIPLLSDLTHQISKDYGVYLEDQGHALRGLFIVDDKRILRQITMNDLPVGRSVDETLRLVQAFQYTDKHGEVCPAGWKPGSETIIPDPAGKLKYFDKLH from the exons ATGGAGGCGGTGCGGTGGTGGctgcgggcgggcggcggggcgAGGGCCCTGTGTTCcgcggtgctgctgctggcggcGCTGGGAGGCGAGGCGGCGGAGGCGGAGGAGCCGCGCCCGGCGCGGCAGCGCGGGGACGAGCAGTGCCATTACTACGCGGGAGGGCAGGTCTACCCTGGGGAGGCGGCTCGGGTGCCGGTCTCCGACCACTCGCTGCACCTCAGCCAGGCCAAGA TCTCCAAGCCAGCACCTTACTGGGAAGGAACAGCAGTCATTAATGGAGAGTTTAAAGAGCTGAAATTAACAGACTATGAAGGAAAATACCTTGTCTTCTTCTTCTATCCTCTTGACTT TACATTTGTGTGTCCGACTGAGATCATCGCCTTCAGTGACAGAATTGAAGAATTCAAAGCAATAAATACTGAAGTAGTTGCATGTTCTGTGGACTCGAAGTTCACCCACTTAGCATG GATTAATACTCCTCGAAAACAAGGAGGACTTGGACCTCTGAAGATTCCACTTCTTTCAGATTTGACACACCAAATTTCAAAGGATTATGGAGTATATCTGGAAGATCAAGGGCATGCACTCAG AGGCCTCTTCATTGTTGATGATAAGAGGATCCTCCGGCAGATCACGATGAACGACCTCCCCGTTGGGAGATCCGTGGATGAAACCCTTCGCTTGGTGCAAGCATTCCAGTACACAGACAAACATGGAGAAG tttgcCCTGCTGGTTGGAAGCCTGGCAGTGAAACC ATAATTCCAGATCCAGCTGGAAAACTGAAGTATTTTGATAAGCTACACTGA
- the PRDX4 gene encoding peroxiredoxin-4 isoform X2 yields the protein MEAVRWWLRAGGGARALCSAVLLLAALGGEAAEAEEPRPARQRGDEQCHYYAGGQVYPGEAARVPVSDHSLHLSQAKISKPAPYWEGTAVINGEFKELKLTDYEGKYLVFFFYPLDFTFVCPTEIIAFSDRIEEFKAINTEVVACSVDSKFTHLAWINTPRKQGGLGPLKIPLLSDLTHQISKDYGVYLEDQGHALRGLFIVDDKRILRQITMNDLPVGRSVDETLRLVQAFQYTDKHGEVCPAGWKPGSETIKPEEAMRVWWPREEL from the exons ATGGAGGCGGTGCGGTGGTGGctgcgggcgggcggcggggcgAGGGCCCTGTGTTCcgcggtgctgctgctggcggcGCTGGGAGGCGAGGCGGCGGAGGCGGAGGAGCCGCGCCCGGCGCGGCAGCGCGGGGACGAGCAGTGCCATTACTACGCGGGAGGGCAGGTCTACCCTGGGGAGGCGGCTCGGGTGCCGGTCTCCGACCACTCGCTGCACCTCAGCCAGGCCAAGA TCTCCAAGCCAGCACCTTACTGGGAAGGAACAGCAGTCATTAATGGAGAGTTTAAAGAGCTGAAATTAACAGACTATGAAGGAAAATACCTTGTCTTCTTCTTCTATCCTCTTGACTT TACATTTGTGTGTCCGACTGAGATCATCGCCTTCAGTGACAGAATTGAAGAATTCAAAGCAATAAATACTGAAGTAGTTGCATGTTCTGTGGACTCGAAGTTCACCCACTTAGCATG GATTAATACTCCTCGAAAACAAGGAGGACTTGGACCTCTGAAGATTCCACTTCTTTCAGATTTGACACACCAAATTTCAAAGGATTATGGAGTATATCTGGAAGATCAAGGGCATGCACTCAG AGGCCTCTTCATTGTTGATGATAAGAGGATCCTCCGGCAGATCACGATGAACGACCTCCCCGTTGGGAGATCCGTGGATGAAACCCTTCGCTTGGTGCAAGCATTCCAGTACACAGACAAACATGGAGAAG tttgcCCTGCTGGTTGGAAGCCTGGCAGTGAAACC ATCAAACCCGAGGAAGCCATGAGAGTGTGGTGGCCAAGGGAAGAACTGTAA